Genomic window (Mycolicibacterium smegmatis):
CGTCGCGAGACCAAGTCGGCCCTGCGTATCGGGCCAGCGGACAAGGTGCTGGACCTGGCCGCCGGGACCGCGGTGTCCACCGTCGAGCTCGCCAAGTCCGGCGCGTGGTGTGTGGCCGCGGACTTCTCGGTCGGCATGCTGGCCGCCGGGGCGTCTCGCCAGGTACCCAAGGTTGCCGGCGACGCCACGCGGCTGCCGTTCGCCGACGAGGTCTTCGACGCCGTCACCATCAGCTTCGGTCTGCGCAACGTCGTCGACCACAAGGCAGGCCTGCGCGAGATGGCGCGGGTGACCAAGCCGGGCGGGCGCCTGGTGGTGTGCGAATTCTCCACGCCCACCAACCGCCTGTTCTCCACGGTCTACAAGGAGTATTTGATGAAGGCGCTGCCTGCCATGGCCACGGCGGTGTCGAGCAATCCCGAGGCCTACGTCTACCTCGCCGAGTCCATCCGCGCCTGGCCCACCCAGGCCGAGCTCGCCCGCCAGATCGGCGAGGCCGGCTGGTCCGACGTCCGCTGGCGCAACCTCACCGGCGGCATCGTGGCCCTGCACGCCGCCACCAAGCCCGCCTAGGCCCTTTCAAGGCCGCCGAGCGGGCAGTTCTGTCACTCTGCACCGCGAGCGTGCGGGTCTGCACCCCGACACACCGCCATCAAGCAGCACTCGACGCACGCTCACCACGACCGAGCGCGCGCCGAGCGGCGACACAGGTGTCAAAGGTCGAAAAGTCGCCGCCGATCCCAGTCGGTGACCGCAAGCTGACTGGCGCGCAGTTCGCTGGACAAGAACGTAGTGATGTGTTCGACGGCCGCCTCGCCGAGGGTCTGCCGAGTAACCGGGCTGTCGTAGAAAGCGTCGAGCGCTTCACCGAGTGACTCGGGCAGCGGCCGACCGATCTTCTCGGTGTAGGCGTTCCGCTGCCCCACTTCGTCGGCGGGAAGGAGGCCGCGTTCGATGCCTTCGAGTCCGGCCGCCAACAGTGCGGCATATCCCAGATAGGGATTGATGTCGGCGCCCGGGATGCGGTTCTCTAAGTGGCGGGCCGAGCCGTGGCCGGTGACGCGCAGCGCCACCGTGCGGTTGTCATCACCCCAGGTGAGCGCAGTCGGGGCGAACGTGCCATCGCGAAAACGCTTGTATGAGTTCGGGTATGGCGCCCAAAGCAGGAAGAAATCACGTGCGAAAGCCTGCAGTCCGGCGCCGAAATGGCGTAACAGGTTCTCATCTGTGGCGAACAGATTGCTGCCGTTCTCATCGGTCAGCGAGATGTGCAGGTGCGAGCTCGATCCGGCCCAGTGGTCATCGACTTTGGCCATGAACGTTGCGCTCATTCCGTGGCGGCGGAAAATTTGGCGGGTGGCCATCTTGTAGAGCGCATGCTGATCGGCCATCCGCATCGGATCGGTGGGGACCAGGGTCACCTCATACTGGCCTGGACAGTATTCGGTCTTGGCGGTCTCGACCTCGATGCCGGTGCGCTGCAACGCGCCGAACAACTCCGCCATGATCGTCTCGTCGGTGCTGATGGCGCAGGCCAGCTCGGGTTGTAAGGTTTCGCGGATCGGTTTGAGACCGGTGAAGCCCTGTTGGGCAAGTGTTTCCGAGGTGTGCTGGAGCGCGAAGAACTCGAGCTCCGAGGTAACCAGAGGTTGGTAACCCGCACTGTGCGCACGCTCGATCTGTTTGCGCAGGATGTTGCGAGGTGACGCGAAAAACGGTGTGCCGTCACCGGTCACGACATCGGCGAACGCGATGCCGACACCGTCCTGCCAACCCATCGGGCGAAGAGTGTCGGGGTCGGTGACGAAGCGCAGGTCGCCGTAACCGTGATCCCATCCCACGCCGCTGAACCCGTCGAGAAGTTCATGGCCGAGTCCCCAACCGAACACCACTTCGCAGGTATTTACGGCCTTCGACGCGGACGCCTGGTAGTGGGGCCAACTGTGTCGCCTTCCCAACAGGCGTCCGGCCAGATCGGGTGTTGCGACGACGACCGCGCTGAACGGGTCGGTCGCTGTGTTGACGAAGCCGTTCGTCGTGGTGCGGGGCGAGGCAGCGTTCACCATTGAAGCTCCTAAATGGACTAGGGTTGATCCATAGACCAATCGAAGATACAGTACGACGCGTGTCACGCAACACTGCTGCAGAGGGCGCATCAAACGTGGTCAACGACGTAGTTTTCCGTCCGGTACGGGGCGGGAACATCGTCGAGGAGACGGTCGATCGACTGGTGGGCGCCATCACACTTGGTGTGATTCCGTTCGGGGGTCAGCTCCCCGTCGAACGAGACCTGTCCCAAAAACTGGGAGTCAGCAGAACGACCCTGCGCCAGGCGATCCGCACTCTGGAAGAGCGCGGTGTCGTCGAGGTCCGCCTGGGCCGGGGCGGTGGCACGTTTGTCCGGCACCGTTCGACGCTGCCGCCGGCTGAAGAAGCCCGGGCACGCGTCGTCGCCATGGGCGATGATCTCGATGACACGTTGGATTACCGACAGGTGCTCGAACCTGCCGCCGCCGAACTGGCTGCCCGCCGGCGTAAGCCAGGAGCGGGTGAGTGGCTGGAGAGCCTTCTGAGCGACACCCGGCCGCCGACGCTCGCCGAGTACCGCATCAACGACGCCCGGTTTCATCTCGCCATCGCAGAACTTGCCGGGGTGCCTTCGTTGACCGCCGCCGTGGCCGACGTCGAGGTGAGGATTGCCGCACCGCTGGCGCTTCTGCCGCCGTGGGATGACGCTTTGGAGCGGTCCGACCGAGAACATCACGCACTGGCCTACGCGATCGGCCGGGGGAACGCCGATGAGGCACGCCAGATCATGACCGAGCACCTGTCCTGCACTGCCCATCTGTTGAGGGACCTGAGGCTGCCGTCGCCATCCTGATCTGATTTCTATCTGTCACGGTCACACGCCGTCTGGTGTGACCGCCCTGTTGTTGTACCCACCTGTATCTCAACGAGGAGAACCGACATGTCCGAAGACGTCAGTGAAATACACCGGAGCGCAAGGGAAAATCGCCTGAAACCGAATGCGCTGGGGCTGACGAGCGTGGTGTTCATGGTTGTTGCCACCGCTGCGCCGATCACCGCGATCACCAGCAACATGCCGATCATGGTGGGTCTCGGCACGGGTGTCGGTACGCCTGCGGGCTTCCTGTTGGCAACGGTCACCCTGTCGATTTTCTCGGTCGGATTCGTGGCAATCGCACGACATGTCACCAGTGCCGGGGCCTTCTACGGGTTCATATCGCGTGGGCTCGGCCGCATCGTCGGCCTTGGGTCGGGATTGCTGACCACGGCGTCCTACATGATGTTCGAGGTCACTTTGGTCGCACTATTCGGTGTTTTCACCAAGGAGACCATGGCCGCCGAACTGGGTGTGGATTTGCCGTGGTGGGTATACACCTTCACGCTCATCGCGGTCATCGCCGTGCTCACATACTTCGAAATTGAGCTCACGGCAAAGGTTCTCGGCATAGCACTGGCAGCAGAAGTGCTCATCCTGGCCGCCATTGCGCTGGCGGTGCTGGCCAACGGTGGCGGGCCCGAAGGCATCTCCGCAGCACCCCTGAGCCCGGCCGAGGCGTTCGCCGGCCCCTCGGTGGGCCTGGGCCTGTTCTTCGCGTTCTGGTGCTGGATGGGCTTCGAATCCACCGCCCTGTACGGTGAGGAATCGAAGAATCCTCGGCGTACCGTCCCCGTTGCGACCTTCATCGTGGTCATCGGCGTCGGTTTGTTCTACGCCTTTGTGAGCTGGATGATCATGTCGGGCAACGGCATCGAGCAAACCGCTGCCCTCGCGGCGTCGGACAGCCCGTTCGAGACGGTATTCGCGCCGACCCGTGAATTCCTCGGCGAGTGGGCCGTGCTGATCTTCCGCTGGCTCCTGCTGACCGGAACATTCGCCTGCGCAATGGCATTCCACAACTGCGCGTCCCGGTACCTGTATGCGCTCGGGCGCGAGCGCATCCTGCCGGGTGTGCTGGGTCGTACACATCCGCGCTATGGGTCACCGTGGGTGGCGTCGATCGTCCAGTCGGCATTTGTGGTGATCGTCACCCTGTGCTACTGGTCCAGCGGACTGGATCCGTACGTCGGTCAGTACACGCTTTCGGCATTGTTGGGCACCATGGGAATCATTGTGGTCCAGGCACTCTGCTCGCTGGCGGTCACGGCGTACTTCTGGCGTAATCCCGATAAGCGACCGCATTTCCTCGTCTGGGTCGTGGCGCCCATCCTCGGTGCGTTGGCGATGATCGGCGCTGTGTTGCTGCTCGTGCTCAACATGGACGCAGCCGCCGGCGGGCCCGCAGCATCGACGCTGCTGTTCCGGCTGATCCCCTGGATTGTCGGTGCCGTGTTCATCGCGGGTTGCGTGTTGGCAGTGTGGCTGCGCAAATCGGCTCCCCAGCGGTATGAGCTCATCGGCCACCTCGATGTCGTCGCTCCAGGTGGTGTCGAGAACGGCCCGGAGGGAACGAAGTCGTTTCCCGCGGCGATGAACTGATGGCGAATCGTCCGCTCATCGGGCTGACCACCTACCGTGAGTCGATCCGCTGGGGCAAGTGGCACATGCCGGCTTTGTTCACCCCGGAGACGTACGTCTCGGCGGTGGATCGTGCCGGAGGCGAACCGCTCCTGCTGCCCACAGCTCTCGGTCACGCACGGTCGGCGGTGTTGGCACTCGTCGACGGCCTTCTGGTCGTCGGCGGTGCCGATATCGCCGCGGAAAATTACGGCGAGCGCACGCAGCCGGAAACGGATCCTCGGCCGGTGCGCGACCGTGGTGAGCTGGAAGCGCTCGACTATGCGCTGGGCAACGATCTGCCGGTGCTCGGGGTCTGCCGAGGCATGCAACTGATCAACGTGCACGCGGGCGGTTCCCTGATCCAACATCTACCGACACAGGTCGGGCATCACGAACACCTCCGGACTCCAGGAGAATTCGGAAGTCACCCGGTGCGGGTCGACCAGGCAAGCAGGATCTCCACGGTCGTCGGCCCGGGACCTGTGGTGACCACATACCACCACCAGGGCATCGGGCGGCTTGGTAGCGGATTGAAAGCGGTCGCCTGGGCCGACGACGGCGTGATCGAGGCAGTCGAATCCACCACCCATTCCTACGTAATCGGCGTGCAGTGGCACGCCGAGCGGGACGACGGAACGCCGCTGATCGAGGCGTTCGTCGAACAATGCGCGCGAAGAAAGGCGAAATGGCCATGATGAACGGCGAGCTCCGAATCGCCATCGCACAGAAAGCACCGGTGTTTCTCAACCGGGCGGCCACGACAGAGTTGGTCTTGAGCACAATCGCGGAGGCGGCCGCCGCGGGGGCCCGCTTGGTGGTCTTCCCGGAGACCTTCCTTCCCGGGTACCCGATGTGGGTGTGCCGCACAGACGGTGCAGTGTTCGACGACGCGGACCAGAAAGCGGCGCACGCCTACTATCTGGACCAGGCAGTCGAGGCCGACGGACCGGAACTACGCTCGATCGCGCAGTGCGCGCGTGACCACGGGGTGCTCGTCTATCTCGGTATCGCCGAACGTGGGCACGCGGCCGCGCGAGGGACCGTGTTCTGTTCGCTGGCCACGATCGAACCCGAACGCGGGCACGTCACCATCCATCGGAAGCTTTTGGCAACCTACGACGAACGGTTGGTCTGGGGACACGGAGACGGGTATGGGTTGCGCTGCCACAACCTCGACGGCGTGAACCTCGGAGGGTTGATCTGCTGGGAGAACTGGATGCCGCAGGCGCGCCATGCGTTGTACGCCGACGGTGAGGATGTGCACATCAGTGTGTGGCCCGGCAACAAGAGCCTGACCAAGGACATCTCGCGATTCATCGCGCTCGAAGGGCGGGTGTGGTCCGTGGCGGCGGCGGCGGTGCTGACGAGTGAGCACATCCCAGCCGATTTCCCGTTGGCCGAGCAACTTGCGGCCCGCGGGCCTGAAACCTACTTCGACGGTGGATCTGCCGTCGTATCACCGACCGGCGAGTTCGTCGTCGAACCCGTTGTGGGCGAGGAACGTCTGATCATTGCGGATCTGAGTTCCGCAGCCGTCCGTGAAGAGCGATTGCTGTTCGACGCGACCGGTCACTATGCGCGACCGGACGTCTTTACCTGCACGGTCGATCGCCGCCGCAGAGATCCGGTGCAGTTCGTTGACGGTCAGGGCGTGTCCCGTTGAGCGTGCAGGTGTTGTCGGCGATCGCCTTGGTCATGATTGCGATCGCGGCCTGGTCCGGGTGGTTGTTGGAGATCAACCACCGCAAACCGCAATTGCTGGAGAAAGTCGGCATCGTTGCCATCCGGCCGATCTTGCAGGCCCACCTCGATTGGTTGTTGATGGGCGCCGTGCTGATCGGTGTCGACGTGATCGTGCCAGACAGGCCTGGATGGATCACGTTCCTGTTGGGCTACGGGGCGATCATCAACCCGGTGTTGTTCCTGCCGCTGGCGTTCCGCGGACGCGGCCTCAAGCCGCTGCCATGGCAGATCCTCATGTTCAGTTCATTCGGTGCACTGAGCATCGGTTTCACCGCACTGGCCGTGCACGCGCTCATCTGACGTGCCCGCACGCGCACCGTTACCGAGTACGCGGTCCATGCGGCGCTGGCATTCGTCGTCGACCTCGGGCCTCTGGTGGGCTACGAGAACTCCGCGTGTGCGCGGGCCCGGATGATGGAGGTGACGCTCACCGGCACGCTGCGGTCGGCGACGGCAGCGCCCGCCGCGCGCAGACCGCCACCCCGCTTACTGAAAACTGTTCTCAACAACCTTACGATGGCCGGGTGAGGACAACCGGATCTGTACCCGTGCTGGCCCTCGCTGGATACCTGGGGGCGGGCAAGACCACGCTGCTCAACCATCTGCTGCGCAACAGTCGCGGCGTGCGCATCGGTGCCCTGGTGAACGACTTCGGCGCGGTGAACATCGACGCCATGTTGGTGGCCGGTCAGGTCGACGCGATGGCCGGGCTGACCAACGGGTGTATCTGCTGTGCCGTGGACGCCGACGAGGCAGGGGAGATGCTCGGCAAGCTCGCGGCCGTGAAGCCGCGTCTGGACCTCATCGTCGTGGAGGCCAGCGGGCTCGCCGAGCCTGCCGCGCTCGCGCGCACCATCGCCATGGCCGACGACACGCGCTACCACTACGCGGGGCTGGTGCTCGTGGTCGACGCCGTCGAATCCACCCGTGCCGAACTGGGCAACAACGTCCAGGTGGCCGACCTCGTCGTGGTCAACAAAGCCGATCAGGTCAGCGACGCCGAACTGGAGGCCGTCCGCGCCAAGATCACCGCCCTCAACGATCGAGTCCCGGTGCTGCCCACCGAATTCGGACGCGTCGACCCTGAGCTGCTCATCGACCCGCCGCAGCAGGTGCCCAGGGTCGCGCAGCTGAGTCTCGACGAACTGCTCTGGGAGACATACGATCACGACCATCACGAGCACGCGACGTTCCAGAGCGTCGCATTCACGTCCGATGTGCCGCTCGATCCGCGGCGGTTCATGGACTTGCTCAAGAACCGCCCGGCCGGGATGTACCGCGCCAAGGGTTTTGTCGACTTCGGCGATGCCGGCGAGGGCCGCAAGTTCGTCCTGCAACTCGTCGGTGGATCGCTGCGGTTCGAGCGCCGGCGCTGGGACCGCGGCGAGGCCCGCCGGACATCCCTCGTGCTGATCGGCACGGACATCGACGAGGCGGCCGCATTGTCTGCTCTGCAGGGGTGCGCGACCGCTGAACCCGCCGACAAGCAGGCCATCCTCGGCGTCCTGCGTTACACCGACTGAGCATTTCGTCGATTTCTGCACCAGGGCTGCGAATCCCGCGTCATCGCGACCCTCATGCAGAAATCGGCGCATCTCTATTTTTTACAAGTGAGAGTTGGAGTAATATGACGCCATGACATACGTGATCGGCCGGCCGTGCGTGGACGTCAAAGACCGCGCATGCGTGGATGAGTGCCCGGTCGACTGCATCTACGAGGGCGCGCGGATGCTCTACATCCGCCCCGACGAATGTGTCGACTGTGGCGCGTGTGAACCCGTGTGCCCGGTGGAGGCGATCTACTACGAGGACGACCTGCCCGAGGATCTGCAGCCGTACCAGGAGGAGAACGCGAAGTTCTTCACCGATGTCCTGCCCGGGCGTGCCCAACCGCTCGGATCACCGGGCGGTGCCGCGAAACTCGGTGTCGTGGACGCCGATACGCCCATGGTGGCGCAGTTGCCGCCGCAGGGGGACTGATGGACACCGACACCAGCTCGCCACCTCGAGGCCGCCGCGATGCGATCCTGCAGGTGCTGCGCGCCTCCCCGCAGCCGCGCGCCATCGCCGGCATCGCCGACGAACTCGGCGTGCACCCCAACACGGTCCGATTCCACCTCGAGGCGCTGGCCCGGGCCGGGCGCGTCGAGCAGGTGGTCGGTGAGGCCGTCGGCCGGGGCCGACCTCCGGTCCTGTACCGCGCGAGCCGCCGGATGGACCCGTCCGGACCCACCAACTACCGCCTCCTGGCGAGCATTCTGACGGGCTACGTCGCGCGTGACCCGGATGCCGCCGCTGTCGCCGCGGATCTGGGCCGGTCGACGAGTCCCGGGCTGGTCACCACCGCACCGCACGGTCCGTCGACCAGAACGCAGGCCGTCACCGAACTGGTGGATCTGCTGGCGGAGCTGGGTTTCGAACCCGAACCCGCAGATGGCCGGCGCGCGCGCGAGATCCGACTGCGTCACTGCCCGTTCCAGAATCTCGCCGAGGAACACGGTGAGGTGACCTGCGCGCTACACCTCGGTCTCATGCAGGGCGCACTACGGGACCTGCAGGCGCCGGTCACCGTGGATCGCCTGGAACCCTTTGTCGAACCTGATCTCTGCGTCGCGCATCTGGCACCGCGATGACGAACCCCCCCGCCCACCAAGGAGGTTGACATGGCCGCTTCGCAGCCGGTGTTGGAGGCGCTCGGCGATCACGACTACCTGCTGAGATTTACGCAGGACGACGACGCCCCCGTGGTGGTGCGCGTGTATGCCGATCCCACTGTCGTCGCGCAGATCGCAGCCGACGAGACGCGTGTGGTCGCGGCGACCGCGGACTATCTGATCGCGCGTCAGAGCCTCGAGGACCTGCCCGAACAGGTCGATCTCGACGAGGTCGCCGCCGCCTACGACGACTACGTCGCTGAACTGCACAGCCGGCTGAATCCTTCGACGTGACCGGAGAACACGGCGATGGACACGTTCACGCTCGGTATGCCCCGGTGGCCGTTCCTGTTGCGGTTGTGGGGCCGTCACCCGCTGGTGCGCCCCGCCGATCGGGTCGAGGCATTCGCTGTCGTGCTGACCGTCGTCGTGATGCTGGTGACCGCGCCGATCGCCGCGGCGATCGGGACCACCGTCTACGACACCCGCCGCACGATGTACGCCGAGCAGGCGGACACACGCCGAACCGTCGCCGCCACCGTCATCGATGACGATGCCGCACAGGCGGTTCTGCGAACCAACACTGCCCTGATGCCGGCACGATGGTCCGTTGCGGGCGTCGAGCACACCGGGACCGTGGAGGTCGCGTCGACAGCGAAAACCGGTGATGTCGTGCAGATCTGGGTCGACGACCGCGGGGAGCGGACCTCAACGCCGACACCGATCGGCCTCGCTGCCGTGGAAGCGGTGACCGGCGCACTGGTCCTGTGGCTTGTCGTCGGCTGCATCCAGGGCGGTCTGCTCATGGCGACACGAGCCTTGTGCGACCGGGTCCGCTCGGCTGCCTGGCAGCGCGAACTCGACCACCTCGCCGGTACCGACGGGTTTCACTACCCGACCCCATAGCGATCAAAAAAGGGGAGTACCGGCGCAGGAACCCAGACTGCGCCGGTACTCCGTGCACCCGCCCGCACCGATGTGCGAATTATGGATGCGTCGGTTTGGTCTTTCGCGAAATTGCGCGGTTACCGGCTCCGAAATCCGTCATCCGGAATTTCGGGTGTGGTGAGAGCCTGCCATCAGCCCTTACGTTTGCGGATGATCGGCATGGACTCTTCGGCCTTGGCGCGCTTGATCGCTCGCCGCTCCTTGAGGGAGAGCTCAGGTTTTCGAAGGGTCTTACCGGATTTGTCAGCCATTGACGCTCCTTTTCCGAAGTGGCAACTGCTGGTCCGACCAT
Coding sequences:
- a CDS encoding demethylmenaquinone methyltransferase, whose product is MSRASLEKNPHDVASMFDAVAKRYDLTNTVLSLGQDRFWRRETKSALRIGPADKVLDLAAGTAVSTVELAKSGAWCVAADFSVGMLAAGASRQVPKVAGDATRLPFADEVFDAVTISFGLRNVVDHKAGLREMARVTKPGGRLVVCEFSTPTNRLFSTVYKEYLMKALPAMATAVSSNPEAYVYLAESIRAWPTQAELARQIGEAGWSDVRWRNLTGGIVALHAATKPA
- a CDS encoding glutamine synthetase family protein translates to MVNAASPRTTTNGFVNTATDPFSAVVVATPDLAGRLLGRRHSWPHYQASASKAVNTCEVVFGWGLGHELLDGFSGVGWDHGYGDLRFVTDPDTLRPMGWQDGVGIAFADVVTGDGTPFFASPRNILRKQIERAHSAGYQPLVTSELEFFALQHTSETLAQQGFTGLKPIRETLQPELACAISTDETIMAELFGALQRTGIEVETAKTEYCPGQYEVTLVPTDPMRMADQHALYKMATRQIFRRHGMSATFMAKVDDHWAGSSSHLHISLTDENGSNLFATDENLLRHFGAGLQAFARDFFLLWAPYPNSYKRFRDGTFAPTALTWGDDNRTVALRVTGHGSARHLENRIPGADINPYLGYAALLAAGLEGIERGLLPADEVGQRNAYTEKIGRPLPESLGEALDAFYDSPVTRQTLGEAAVEHITTFLSSELRASQLAVTDWDRRRLFDL
- a CDS encoding FadR/GntR family transcriptional regulator yields the protein MSRNTAAEGASNVVNDVVFRPVRGGNIVEETVDRLVGAITLGVIPFGGQLPVERDLSQKLGVSRTTLRQAIRTLEERGVVEVRLGRGGGTFVRHRSTLPPAEEARARVVAMGDDLDDTLDYRQVLEPAAAELAARRRKPGAGEWLESLLSDTRPPTLAEYRINDARFHLAIAELAGVPSLTAAVADVEVRIAAPLALLPPWDDALERSDREHHALAYAIGRGNADEARQIMTEHLSCTAHLLRDLRLPSPS
- a CDS encoding APC family permease encodes the protein MSEDVSEIHRSARENRLKPNALGLTSVVFMVVATAAPITAITSNMPIMVGLGTGVGTPAGFLLATVTLSIFSVGFVAIARHVTSAGAFYGFISRGLGRIVGLGSGLLTTASYMMFEVTLVALFGVFTKETMAAELGVDLPWWVYTFTLIAVIAVLTYFEIELTAKVLGIALAAEVLILAAIALAVLANGGGPEGISAAPLSPAEAFAGPSVGLGLFFAFWCWMGFESTALYGEESKNPRRTVPVATFIVVIGVGLFYAFVSWMIMSGNGIEQTAALAASDSPFETVFAPTREFLGEWAVLIFRWLLLTGTFACAMAFHNCASRYLYALGRERILPGVLGRTHPRYGSPWVASIVQSAFVVIVTLCYWSSGLDPYVGQYTLSALLGTMGIIVVQALCSLAVTAYFWRNPDKRPHFLVWVVAPILGALAMIGAVLLLVLNMDAAAGGPAASTLLFRLIPWIVGAVFIAGCVLAVWLRKSAPQRYELIGHLDVVAPGGVENGPEGTKSFPAAMN
- a CDS encoding gamma-glutamyl-gamma-aminobutyrate hydrolase family protein, with protein sequence MPALFTPETYVSAVDRAGGEPLLLPTALGHARSAVLALVDGLLVVGGADIAAENYGERTQPETDPRPVRDRGELEALDYALGNDLPVLGVCRGMQLINVHAGGSLIQHLPTQVGHHEHLRTPGEFGSHPVRVDQASRISTVVGPGPVVTTYHHQGIGRLGSGLKAVAWADDGVIEAVESTTHSYVIGVQWHAERDDGTPLIEAFVEQCARRKAKWP
- a CDS encoding carbon-nitrogen hydrolase family protein produces the protein MNGELRIAIAQKAPVFLNRAATTELVLSTIAEAAAAGARLVVFPETFLPGYPMWVCRTDGAVFDDADQKAAHAYYLDQAVEADGPELRSIAQCARDHGVLVYLGIAERGHAAARGTVFCSLATIEPERGHVTIHRKLLATYDERLVWGHGDGYGLRCHNLDGVNLGGLICWENWMPQARHALYADGEDVHISVWPGNKSLTKDISRFIALEGRVWSVAAAAVLTSEHIPADFPLAEQLAARGPETYFDGGSAVVSPTGEFVVEPVVGEERLIIADLSSAAVREERLLFDATGHYARPDVFTCTVDRRRRDPVQFVDGQGVSR
- a CDS encoding CobW family GTP-binding protein: MRTTGSVPVLALAGYLGAGKTTLLNHLLRNSRGVRIGALVNDFGAVNIDAMLVAGQVDAMAGLTNGCICCAVDADEAGEMLGKLAAVKPRLDLIVVEASGLAEPAALARTIAMADDTRYHYAGLVLVVDAVESTRAELGNNVQVADLVVVNKADQVSDAELEAVRAKITALNDRVPVLPTEFGRVDPELLIDPPQQVPRVAQLSLDELLWETYDHDHHEHATFQSVAFTSDVPLDPRRFMDLLKNRPAGMYRAKGFVDFGDAGEGRKFVLQLVGGSLRFERRRWDRGEARRTSLVLIGTDIDEAAALSALQGCATAEPADKQAILGVLRYTD
- the fdxA gene encoding ferredoxin; this translates as MTYVIGRPCVDVKDRACVDECPVDCIYEGARMLYIRPDECVDCGACEPVCPVEAIYYEDDLPEDLQPYQEENAKFFTDVLPGRAQPLGSPGGAAKLGVVDADTPMVAQLPPQGD
- a CDS encoding helix-turn-helix transcriptional regulator, translated to MDTDTSSPPRGRRDAILQVLRASPQPRAIAGIADELGVHPNTVRFHLEALARAGRVEQVVGEAVGRGRPPVLYRASRRMDPSGPTNYRLLASILTGYVARDPDAAAVAADLGRSTSPGLVTTAPHGPSTRTQAVTELVDLLAELGFEPEPADGRRAREIRLRHCPFQNLAEEHGEVTCALHLGLMQGALRDLQAPVTVDRLEPFVEPDLCVAHLAPR
- a CDS encoding Rv1733c family protein is translated as MDTFTLGMPRWPFLLRLWGRHPLVRPADRVEAFAVVLTVVVMLVTAPIAAAIGTTVYDTRRTMYAEQADTRRTVAATVIDDDAAQAVLRTNTALMPARWSVAGVEHTGTVEVASTAKTGDVVQIWVDDRGERTSTPTPIGLAAVEAVTGALVLWLVVGCIQGGLLMATRALCDRVRSAAWQRELDHLAGTDGFHYPTP